CCTGCCGAGGCTGTCCCCTATCAAAAATCGTCAAACTGCTCAAAAATAGAAGGTTTCGACGATGCTGCTGGCGGCCTGCTGATTACGTTTCCCAGATCGCCCTTTTGGGGGCGATCGAGCACCGCCCAAAACGAGCCTCCCACGAACTTTCCCTTGGCGAACTTCCGGAGTTTTGAACTCATGACGATTGATCCTGCTGATTGGAACGAAGAGAAAGCAGACGTGGTGACCGGCGTCGATTGGGCGCGTAAGCAGGACTCGCTGGTGAGCATGGATGGAGACGACACCGGCGATTCGGGTGGCGATCTCGACGACTTCGATGAAGAAGATTTTGATGACGAGTTCGACGACGATTTTGAAGACGAACTCGACGACGAGTACGATCTGTCGGATCTCGAAGTGACCGAAGAAGATCTTAAAGAAGATGTCGATGTGACCGTGCTCGGCGGCGATTTTGTCGACGAAGACGAAGAGCCAGAAGAGCCGCTTGTTCCAGACGAGGAAGAGGCTCCTCCCGAAGAGAAAAAGGGGAAGTCCAAAGCGAAGCCCAAGGAAGAGGTCGAGGAAGAAGACGACGAAGATGATGACGACTTCGACGACGAAGACTAGTCGCTGGTTGCACTTCGATGTCATCGAGCGCGAGTGTCGGGTGAACCTCGCGCTCTCGGATCGGCTCTCTGCTTAACGCTTTCGACAAATTTCTATTGGGACTTTGCAAGCGATGTTTAACAGTGTTCCCGCTAGTGCGCCGTTTCCAAAACTCGAACAAGAGGTTCTGCAGTTCTGGCGGGAAAACAAGATTTACGACGAGTCGCTCGAGCGCCGCAAAGATGCCGAGCGTTTTGTCTTCTTCGAAGGGCCGCCGACAGCCAACGGCATGCCGCACCCAGGGCACTGCCTGACGCGCTCGATCAAGGATCTGTTTCCTCGCTATCAAACGATGCGAGGAAAACTGTGTGAGCGTAAAGCAGGCTGGGACACCCATGGACTTCCTGTCGAAGTGGAAGTCTGCAAAGAGATGGGGATCCACTCGAAGGAAGAGATCGAAGCCTTTGGCATCGAGCCCTTTATTCATCGCTGCCAAGCGAGCGTTTGGCGCTACATGCAGCAGTGGGAAAAACTGACCGAACGCCTCGGCTTTTGGATCAAACTCGACCAGGCCTACGTCACCTATCACCAGTCGTTCGTCGAATCGGTCTGGTGGTCGCTCAAGCAACTGTTCGATAACGGTCTTCTGTACCAAGGCCACAAGATCGTTTGGTGGTGGGCCCAAGGCGGGACCGCGCTATCGAGCGGCGAAGTAGGGCAGGGGTATCGCGAAGTCGCCGACCCGAGCGTTTACGTCCTGTTTCCGCTGCTCGACGATGCCGGAAATCCCGAAGGAACGTCGCTCCTGGTTTGGACCACCACACCTTGGACACTCCCAAGCAACCAGTTCGCTGCAGTCCATCCCGATTTGGATTACGTTGTCGCGCGTGATACCGAAACCGATCAGCGGATCATCCTTGCAGCAGCACTGGTTGAGACGATCGCTGCGAAGTCCAAGCGTCCACTGGAAGTCGTCAAAACGCTCAAGGGGAGCGAACTCCTTGGCCGGCGCTATGTGCCACCTTATTCGTATTACTACAGCCAACTCGGCAGCACGACTGGCAAGCTCGTTGCAGGTGGCGAAGCCTCCATTGCATGGCGTGTGGTAGCTGCCGATTTCGTGACGACCGACAGCGGTAGTGGCGTCGTGCATCAAGCACCTGCCTTTGGCGAAGTCGACTTCGACGTGCTTGTAGCTGAAAAAGCGAAGTTCGTCGTCGGCGAAGGTCCTGAACTGATCTGCGCCGTCGGTCCGGATGGCAAGTTCACCGCAGAAGCGCCGACCTACCAAGGTCGCTGGGTGAAGGATTGCGACAAAGAAATTCAGCGTGAACTCAAGGCTGCTGGCTTGCTTTATCACCAAGAGCAATACCTGCACGACTATCCCTTCTGCTGGCGCGCCGACAACGATCCGCTGATCCAGTACCCACGTCGAAGCTGGTTCATTCGGACCACCAAGTTCCGCGACGAAATGCTCGCGAGCAACGAGAAAATCAACTGGCTTCCGGGGCATATCAAAGAAGGTCGCTTCGGCAACTTCCTCGAGAGCAATGTCGACTGGGCCCTTTCGCGCGAACGCTTCTGGGGCACTCCGCTGCCGATCTGGGTCTGCGAGACCACAGGCCAGATGCAGGCGATTGCCAGCTATGCCGAGCTCGAGCAAAAGCCTGGCGCGAGCGGCTTCGAAGCGTGGGCTAATGCCAAGCAAGCCAATCCCGAACTTGTCGAAGATCTGAAGGTGCACAAGCCTTACATCGACAACATCACCTACGACTCGCCGTTTGCCACTGGCGCGAAGATGCGCCGCGTGAGCGAAGTGATCGACTGTTGGTACGACAGTGGCGCGATGCCATTCGCGCAGTGGGGCTATCCGCACAAGGGAGCCGCTGATTTTCAGCAGCAGTTTCCCGCTGACTTCATCAGCGAAGCAATCGATCAAACCCGAGGCTGGTTCTATAGCCAACTGGCGATCAGCACGATGCTGTTTGGCAAAGGTGGCGTGAGCGGCGAAGCACAGCCTCGCGAGTATCCGCATCCATTTAAGAACTGCATCGTGCTTGGACTGATGCTCGGCGAAGATGGCCAGAAGATGTCCAAGAGCAAGCGAAACTATCGCGAGCCCAACGAGATCTTTGATAAGTACGGCGCTGATGCACTACGCTGGTATTTCTTTGCGAATCAGGCTCCCTGGACGAGCATTCGCTACAAAGAACAGTCGATCAAAGACAGCATCCCTGAGTTTCTGTTGCGACTCTGGAACTGCTATTCGTTCTTCGTGATCTACGCCAACATCGACGGCTTCGATCCCTCGAAATTGCTCGCCGATGTCGGTGATGGACAACTCGATGCAGCCACGCTTGCCAAAGCCAAGCACTATCGCCCCATCGCCGAACGCGGTGAGCTCGATCGCTGGATCATGGGCGAGTTGCACAAGACTTCCGCCGACGTCACCAGGCTGATGGATCAGTACGACAACTTCGAAGCTTGCAAGCTTTTGAACGCCTTTGTCGACGGACTATCCAACTGGTTCGTACGTCGTTCGCGCGAACGTTTTTGGGCTGCCGATAAAACCTCGCCCGAAAAGCTCGACGCCTACTGGACCCTCTATGAGTGCCTGCTCACCACCGCGAAACTCATCGCGCCGTTCACGCCGTTCCTCGCGGAAACGCTGTGGCAGAACCTCGCGCGGTCAGTTAGCAGCGACGTCCTGAAAAGCGTGCATTTGTGCGATTTTCCTGAGGGAAATGCAGCGAATGTCGACTCGCTGCTGTCAGAACGAATGAAGCTCTTGCGCGAAATCGCGTCGCTCGGTCTTTCGGCTCGCATGGCGAACAAACTGAAGGTTCGTCAGCCTTTGTCGCGAGTGGAAGTGATTCTGAGCAACGCGACACATCAAGCGTGGCTCACCGAGCACGACGAACTTTTGCGCGACGAACTGAACGTCAAAACAATTGACTACGCCACCAAGGCTGACGAGTACATCACCTACCAAGTGCAGCCTAACTTCAAGCGACTCGGTCCCAAGATCGGCAAACTGCTCCCCGCCTGCAAAGCAGCGCTCGGTAATGCCGACGGGGCGACGCTCCTAGCGCAGTTGCAAGCCACCGGCAAAGTGGTACTCACTCTTGGCGGCGAGACACTCGAACTCGACAACGAAGATATCCAGGTCCGCTTACAAGCCAAAGAAGGCTGGGCTGCGGCTCAAGGCTCGGGCTGCGTGGTCGTCCTTTCGACCGAACTTACCCCCGCGCTGATTCGCGAAGGTTATGCCCGAGACCTCGTGCGGCTGATTCAAGATCGTCGTAAAGAACTCGGGCTAGACTACAGCGATCGAATTGAAGTGGGAGTCGTTTCGAACTCGGAAGAACTAGCTTCAGCGGTTCTCGAGCACGCATCGTTCATCGCCAGCGAAACGCTTGCCACGCATGTCGGAACTTCCGCTCTCGATTGTGAAGCGGTCGAAACTGAACTCGGCGAGATTCCGATTTCGCTTTACGTTCGAAAAGTCTAGCTTTGCACGTTCGCAAGAATACCACTCGAATCTCCTCAGCAAGTGCTCGCTCGTTGCCTCGTACTTCCTCTCGTTTTCCTAACGAACTACTGAAGAATGACTGACAAATTGCCCATCGCGGTGTTCATTTCGGGTGGTGGAACAACGCTGCGCAATTTGCTCGGGAGGATCGCCGAGGGAAAGCTCGAGATCGATATTCGTCTGGTGATCTCGAGTAGTCCTTCGGCCAAGGGGCTCGATTACGCCTCCGCCGCTGGCATCACGACACTGGTTGTAGAAAAGATTCCCGGCACCAAGGCCGAGGTTTATAGCGAACAGATGTTCGCCCCTTGCCGCGAAGCAGGGGTGAAGCTCGTCGCGATGGCCGGCTTTCTGAAGCACGTCCTGATTCCAGCCGACTTCGAAAATCGCGTCCTTAATATTCACCCCAGCCTCATTCCGTCGTTCTGCGGCAAGGGAATGTACGGCCCCAAGGTCCACCAGGCGGCGATTGCGTTTGGTGCGAAGATCAGTGGCTGTACGGTCCACTTTGTTGACAATCAGTACGACCACGGTCCGATTCTGCTTCAGCAAGCGGTTCCCGTGCTCCCCAGTGACACTGCCGACGACCTCGCCCATCGTGTTTTCGAAGCGGAGTGCGAGATTTATCCCGAGGCGATCAGCCTCGTGGCAGCAGGCCGCGTGAGTGTCGTAGGCCGCAAAGTCGTCGTCGTCTAGCTATTTAGCCCTCTTCTGCTATTCTCTCTTGCAGAAGTCGTTGGCACTATCTTGCCCATTTTCCACATGGGCCTTGCCTTTCACGCTCGCATCTTTGCGAATTCTTTCTAAGTGACTGCTGTCAAACGGATTGCGCTGCAATAGCGAATCCTTCTAGGGGAACTCTTGCCCCAGAGTGCGCGTTAATTTTCAGCCTGTGATAGAAATCTTTCACGCATCTGCTTGATAACTACTACTCGTGCAGCCATAATTGGGAAAACTGCGCGGAGTTTACGCACTTGATTCGCCAAACCACCACTGAAGATCGTCGCAACCGACTGCTGGAGTTGATCCAGCAGCGCGGCTTTGCGTCGCTGCCCGACTTAGCCGGTCAGCTTCAGGTTTCGGAATCAACAGTCCGCCGTGACCTAGACTTTCTGGAAGAAACGGGCGTAGCTCAGCGGACTCACGGCGGTGTTTTCTATACCGGCCCGTCCCCCAAACTTGCCCATTTTGACCAGCGGCAGTCGACCCATTGGGACAAGAAACGCCAGATTGCGGTGGCTGCGAGTCGCTTAGTTGAAGATGGCGACACACTGCTGCTGGACGGCGGAAGTACCACCTACGAACTAGCGCAACTCCTTGTGGGGCGACCGCTTCAGGTGGTTACCAATTCGCTACCAGTGGCCAATTTGTTTACCAGTAGTGACCGCGCCGACCTCGTGCTGATTGGTGGCTATGTCCACGCTCGCACTGGTGTTTCGCTCGGTCCCTACGCCAATCAGATGCTCAGCGGACTTTGCGTTCGCCGTGCGATCATCAGTGTGGCGGGCGTTAGCGAGCGAGGCTTCTTCAACAGCAACCTGCTGCTGGTAGAAACCGAGCGAGCCATGATGGGAGCCGCCGACGAAGTGATTGTCGTCGCTGATAGCACCAAGTTTGGTCACACCAGTCTCGCTCACCTTTGCAATTTGAACTTCATCGACACGCTCGTTACCGATCACGAAATCGATCCCACC
This window of the Pirellula staleyi DSM 6068 genome carries:
- the purN gene encoding phosphoribosylglycinamide formyltransferase, with amino-acid sequence MTDKLPIAVFISGGGTTLRNLLGRIAEGKLEIDIRLVISSSPSAKGLDYASAAGITTLVVEKIPGTKAEVYSEQMFAPCREAGVKLVAMAGFLKHVLIPADFENRVLNIHPSLIPSFCGKGMYGPKVHQAAIAFGAKISGCTVHFVDNQYDHGPILLQQAVPVLPSDTADDLAHRVFEAECEIYPEAISLVAAGRVSVVGRKVVVV
- the ileS gene encoding isoleucine--tRNA ligase is translated as MFNSVPASAPFPKLEQEVLQFWRENKIYDESLERRKDAERFVFFEGPPTANGMPHPGHCLTRSIKDLFPRYQTMRGKLCERKAGWDTHGLPVEVEVCKEMGIHSKEEIEAFGIEPFIHRCQASVWRYMQQWEKLTERLGFWIKLDQAYVTYHQSFVESVWWSLKQLFDNGLLYQGHKIVWWWAQGGTALSSGEVGQGYREVADPSVYVLFPLLDDAGNPEGTSLLVWTTTPWTLPSNQFAAVHPDLDYVVARDTETDQRIILAAALVETIAAKSKRPLEVVKTLKGSELLGRRYVPPYSYYYSQLGSTTGKLVAGGEASIAWRVVAADFVTTDSGSGVVHQAPAFGEVDFDVLVAEKAKFVVGEGPELICAVGPDGKFTAEAPTYQGRWVKDCDKEIQRELKAAGLLYHQEQYLHDYPFCWRADNDPLIQYPRRSWFIRTTKFRDEMLASNEKINWLPGHIKEGRFGNFLESNVDWALSRERFWGTPLPIWVCETTGQMQAIASYAELEQKPGASGFEAWANAKQANPELVEDLKVHKPYIDNITYDSPFATGAKMRRVSEVIDCWYDSGAMPFAQWGYPHKGAADFQQQFPADFISEAIDQTRGWFYSQLAISTMLFGKGGVSGEAQPREYPHPFKNCIVLGLMLGEDGQKMSKSKRNYREPNEIFDKYGADALRWYFFANQAPWTSIRYKEQSIKDSIPEFLLRLWNCYSFFVIYANIDGFDPSKLLADVGDGQLDAATLAKAKHYRPIAERGELDRWIMGELHKTSADVTRLMDQYDNFEACKLLNAFVDGLSNWFVRRSRERFWAADKTSPEKLDAYWTLYECLLTTAKLIAPFTPFLAETLWQNLARSVSSDVLKSVHLCDFPEGNAANVDSLLSERMKLLREIASLGLSARMANKLKVRQPLSRVEVILSNATHQAWLTEHDELLRDELNVKTIDYATKADEYITYQVQPNFKRLGPKIGKLLPACKAALGNADGATLLAQLQATGKVVLTLGGETLELDNEDIQVRLQAKEGWAAAQGSGCVVVLSTELTPALIREGYARDLVRLIQDRRKELGLDYSDRIEVGVVSNSEELASAVLEHASFIASETLATHVGTSALDCEAVETELGEIPISLYVRKV
- a CDS encoding DeoR/GlpR family DNA-binding transcription regulator codes for the protein MIRQTTTEDRRNRLLELIQQRGFASLPDLAGQLQVSESTVRRDLDFLEETGVAQRTHGGVFYTGPSPKLAHFDQRQSTHWDKKRQIAVAASRLVEDGDTLLLDGGSTTYELAQLLVGRPLQVVTNSLPVANLFTSSDRADLVLIGGYVHARTGVSLGPYANQMLSGLCVRRAIISVAGVSERGFFNSNLLLVETERAMMGAADEVIVVADSTKFGHTSLAHLCNLNFIDTLVTDHEIDPTWQSALEEQGVRVVIAEQPQEQTNSPSS